CTAGTTGTATTCTTAATAATATTCGCTTTCTGGAACATTTCTGATGAGGAGAATCGCAGGTGGATGGTTCTTTTCATTCACCAGAGTGGCATGCTGCTCGTTTGGCCAGTCTTAAAACTTCTCATACAGTTACGTGGGAAGagttcaaaaagaaacaaaaagtaaGCTACAGAAAAGTTTCCTCCCTTGCTAAAGTAAATGTATTCGATCTTATAATGATTCATACTGATTGAATCCTGTGTTTCTGTTATTAGACATGCTATGCAAATCTATATACAATGGAAAATTTGTTAAGAATCGATTCCATATTTTTTTATAAACTTAAACGAcaaaatctctcaaaagtgatccaAAAAACCTACCTGCTTCCTTCTTAATTTTAGTTGAATGTAATTATGTCATTACAGAAAGGGGGGGAAACTATTTTAGCGGTCTATCAATTTTGTTCTTTTCAATGGATCTTTGTGTTTGAGTTAGTTGCTAAAATATCGTCCAATTAAGCATTATTTGTCAATTACAGCCACGATACTAGTTTCAAACATTAGAGGCTGAGCTTTATGCAACCAAAATTCAACAGCTGGGAGAAATTAAATCAAGAACAAAGATGAGGCACTAAGAAATTGCTGTGTCGAAATTACCTGTTCATTTGCTAAATATTATGGCCATGGAACTATTCTCCGAACTAGTCTGGTTGTTTAATTGTATTGCTAACCCAGCAGTTTTTGGTAATGATACACGACCTGATTCATAAGGTGGGTTTTAACATTGTTTTGTGTATTTTGTTGATATGCTAGGAAGATGCATTGAGAAAAGGGGAATTAGAAGCAGATACGGATCGAATGATGCGAGAGTATAGAGCTCAGCTAGATGCTGAAAGGGCAAGCAAGCTTGCACATGGTAGAAACCACTCCAGTAGTAAATCTAGCCATAAAAAGGGTATGTGTAAAAGGCCTTAAAAAGGCTGGTATTCTCACGCTTGTGATTTAATTACTGTCTTTTTCTTGCTCTCTAAGGGTGTTGAATACATTGCAGATAGAAAAGACAAAGATTCAAAGAAACGCAGCAGCAAAAAAAGAAAGGTTTGAATAGTTTCTAACAACTTTGTAACAGTAATTTTACGTTTTGTGTATCATCCcctgttattgttattattatgaaaatgtgaacTGAAGTGCACTCATTAAACCTTTGATTATATGAAGCGTTCAAGACGGAGGTCTTCTGAGTCAAGCTCCTCGAGTTCATCCTCAGAATCTTCGAGTAGTGATGATGAAGAGAGAGAATCAAGAAGATCCAAGTCCAAGTCtaaaagagagaagaaaaagaagcACAAATCAAGAAATAAGAACTCAAGCACCGAGAATGAAGAAGGTGAAGGTCCAGTCCCACTGTCAAGATTTTTTGGTAGTGTGAAGAGTTAAAATGGTATGTTAGAAGATACTAAATTTGTGTACTTGATACTGAATTTCTGCAGTAGAAAAATGATTTTTCTCCCATATTTTCCGAATGGATTGAAGGCTTGTAATGATGTTTAATTCCCCTTTTTTCCTGCTTCATTTCTACTTTGTAGTCGTCATTGATGGATTGTATTCATGAAAATCTGGTAAATTTCTTCCACCAATCTCTATGCCTGTTAGCATTTAATGGTACTCTCAAGCAATGGAATATTGATAGTTTGTGCCAATGATGTAGCATTTAATGTTTTGTTCTTTTGATATTAGTTTACACATTGTAAAATCGGAAGTAATGCTATAGAAAGCAAAATCTTCAGCATCTTCCATTTACAAATTAGAACTCATGATACTGAGTGAATGCTACAAAGAAAAACATCAATCCAAGAGATTAAGAGTGAAATCAAAGACAGCCTATACAAACACCAATGCAACGGTAAGTTTTTGTTTCCTATCCTCTTCTGGAAAGAACATGTATGTACAGGAAGAAATCAATCACCAATTTTCACTACGGCCATCAAAGCCACAATTAATAAATGGCATGTCGAGTAAACGACTCATTACTGCAATGAATAGTCTGGGTTGAATGCAAGTGCCTCTTCATATACTAACTCCTTCATCTGCGCCATGGTTAAGGCATGCTGCTCAAAGTCAAAGCTAAAGGGGATCATGCAAACAGGCTCATCGCTTATGTCATGCAGTGCCGTTAGATAGGGGTGAGCAAGGGCCTCCTCAACTGCAATATATAGGAATTACAATCACATGGCTCCCAACTTCCAACTCAGAATGAAACACATTGCAACAAATCAACTAACCTAATTATGACCATTTTGCATGGATTGGAAAACTTATAGTATAACACACGCTGAATAATACATGATGTGCCGcataagagagaaaaagaatgaaAGAGACTATTCTTTTGCAACAAACTCACCAGTAATCCTTTGTTTAGGATCAAATGTTAACATCTTTTGAGCAAGATCAATAGCTAAAGGATGGACATTTGGGAACTTCTCAGAGAAAGATTGTCGGGGATAGTTAGGAAGTTGTTGAATGTATCTCTTAGCATTTTCATTCACGTATTCCATTTCAGCCTCTGATGGAGTGCCAAGTAGCTGCAAGGCAAAGAGTTAAGTGCACACAATGAAATATTAAAAAGCATTTTTTTAGTTCACCATTTCTTTTTCCTAAAATGCTCATTGCACCCTATTTAGCaacttatttgttttctttttatatagtttatatGGGTTGCAGGATAAAAGCAATTTACCTCCAACAGCAATCGCACCTGATGCAAATGATCCCTTCCCGGAAATAATGGCTTCCGAATAAACAGTTCCATAAAAATGCAACCCACTGACCACATATCAATGGCTGCAGAATATTGTGAAGAATATAGCAGCAATTCTGGAGGACGGTACCATCTAGTAATAACATACTCTGTCATAAAATCACTTTCAGTGTTGACACGAGCCAGTCCAAAATCACATATTTTCAAGTCACAGTTTTCATTCACGAGAAGGTTGCTAGGTTTTAAGTCCCTATGTAGAACATTTGCAGAGTGTATATACTTCAGGCCACGTAAGATTTGATAGATGAAATACTGCAAAGCACAAGGAAAGGTGGTTAATTTGATTTCAAGGTACTTCTAGTCGTTGCTTCTATGACAGTATAACTTGGTTTTTCGCtcggaaaattttaaattaagaatGTTAAATAtaggatgaaaaaaaaagaaggcaAAATTTACTAGTTTATAGAACAGTTATGTCAGAAAAATGGAGTTGCCACATATTCAATGTTTAAACAAACCCCCCTCCCAACCCAAACTAAATAAGCATAGATATTTGCTTTTAAACCTAAAGTGCATACTGTCTCACATCAAGTATGAACTTTTTGAAAATTAGAGGCTTGAGGCACAAAAATTAGCTCTCTGAAAGCCTAAGAAAGTTCTCTATAGCATATTTGTGTCAAGCACAATAGAAGGGTGATGATTGCTTTATAGCAACTGATATTACCAATTCAATGAAGTAAGGAGATAAAGTGATTAGGAAGAAGAAAAGTTCTGTACTGGCTAAAGGCTTGGATTGGAGGGAGCAAAATTAAGGATCTAAATTAGCATGGTCAACTAGAAATAGCTGCACAGTAAAAACTTTAGCTAGTAATTAAAGGAAAATGACTATCATTAAAAGAAACCACGTGTATTTATTCCAACCTGATAATGCTCTTCATTGAACTTTTGATTACAACAGATTAGCTGATGCAGGTCAGTGTCCATCAGCTCATATACAATATAAACATCATTAAAGCATTCCCTCTGAGGAGGTGGAATTACATCCCTGATTGCAACAACCTGCATTAAATACGCGGATGAGACCAACTCACAATGATAACAAAAGATATATCATTCTCTCCCTCCCTCCCTCTCTGtatgtatatttattttcatatgctATAATTAACAATATAAATAACCTATGTTGCCAACAGCACAAGGGAGAAGTGGTGTTAAGGCACCTTGTTGGCACCCCAATGACTAGGGTTCAAACCCTATAGATGTAATCCCCATCCCCCGCAACTTAACTgcgtacaaaaaaaaaaaaaaaacctatattTGTGTCTATTCACAACTAGAGAAAAGAATTGACACAAAGAAAGAACATGTTATAACTAAATAATGTCAAGGGTTGACATGATAAGCTAAGGTTTAGACTTTTAGAGAAAAACATTAGTGGTAGCATTACAGAACACAAATCAAACAATATATTTCATAGATCTTAACAACCAAACAACTGAATTCAGAAAGTACAACCATTGTAAGATGGAATGAAACTGTTTTAAAACTTGAAAGTGCAATTTCAGTTGAGCGCTTTGAGGTTTTTATTAGTAATCCAACATCCCCgtctaaaatagtaataaaatatgcCAGAGTTACATAGAAAAGATCTTACTTTCTGTTCTGCGCTTAAGGGAGGTTCTTAAATGCTGGTCACTACCAATGTAGCATGAGTGGCATGCAGTCTCTTTGGTAATTATAGAAACGTATTAATTATGTCTAGGGAAAGAATTAGAAGCCACTGGCATATGAAATAATAACCGGGCATATATCCTAAGTAAGCATTTGATATGTTATTAATTATGTTGCTTTGACTTTTTTCCTCTATCCCCCCcttccccccaaaaaaaaaaaaagtacctCATATTGAACGCTTCAAAGTGTAAAGGAAGTACGGTTCTGATCCTCCAAATATAGCAAATAGCTTTAAAAGGGATTCGAATACGCCAATAACACAGCCATTGACAACAGAAAAGTAGTAATAACAAATGAATTGAATTAAAAGCCAGTTAAAAGAAACCAAAAAAAGGTTACACTGACTGACGTTCTCATGGGCCATGTAGCGAAGCAGCTTGATCTCACGAAGAGTTCTCTTTGCATCAACCTTGTTACCAAACGCATTCACTATCTTCTTTATTGCCGCGCTTTCATTTGTCTCGGAATTCAACGCAGAACTTAAACCCAAATAATTGAAAAGGATCAACAGGATGACAAATCTTTAACTAACAAAAACCAATCAAATAAGAAAGAAActaaaaaagaaaacaagaaGAATATTACCAAACGGTGCCGTAGGCATCTTCACCGATGGGCATAATAGGGGGTTTATATTTAGCAGTGACCTCGAAAATGTTGCCGAAAATGTTATACTGAGTAAACCTGCCGCCATAGCTAGGAGTGGCGGGAATTTGCATCCGGGGAAACATTAGAGGAAGTGCATTTTGGTAGACAGGTTGCTGCGGCGGAGCTGCCTCCGCCATCTGGGTGTCGGGCGGCTGAGGTCGCCCTCCCCCTTCCATTCTTTTACTTTGCTGGAAAAAGAGTAAGCAATTGGGGTGGTTGAGTAGACTTCGGAAGGATACTTAGCAGTCAATTGAACTGCttgtttgttttctttttctttcttacgCTGAAATTTATTTATCGTCCTTAAACAGTAAGACTGGCGCTGGCGTGGCGTGGCGTGGCGTGGCGTGTAAATTCTTATACGGATCGGTCCGGGTTGAGCCCGAAAACTCGTTTTCGCCGGAGCTTGGGCTGGCCGTGTTCGCTgaattcaatatttattttataatttaaaatgttaaaattgaaatgattaataattCCGGTAATTTTatagatcaaaatatcaaaaactaatattttatttttcaaaaattaaatgagTAATAATTCAAGTCGTTTTAGTTATAAAAATCTTGCTTAAGTTCTTGATGtttgatgaatgaaatttttcagttttaatattttaaatatatttgataattaaatttttacttaatataaaattttcaattttcaagatAAAAGTATTAAACAAGTAAATAGAtggtattttaatatatatatatattaaaaataaattgttttaaaagACTATATAAATTATCATATTTAACTTCATTCCAAATAAattcaaagtatataaaatattatattaataaaattaagaatataattttcaaaaaacaagtagttttaccAAATAACATAGTAGTAAACGTTTACTAACttatcaaataaattttaatataaaattcattACTATAACTTCAacatttaattttccaatttATCCAACAAccatttattattttcattattatttttgtagAGAGTATCTCTATTTTTTATCCttgattaattttgatatttttatgcaaAAATAATCTTGATGTTCTTTTAAAAGGATAAATTTAAGCCTGTAGAGATAAAACATAAAAGGACTgtaaataaaaatagattttagAGAATTAAATAGGTTTTAAAGCTTTTGAagagaataaatttaaaaaactgGTATAGTAACCCAGATACCACCAGATAAGAGCTGTGCCACTTACAAACTTCTTATGGGTTTTAAATGAACAATTTGCCAATGACAAGCATTTAAGAGTGTATGCAACAGAGATAACATGATGATAGCACAATTCTTAATGATACAGTACTCTTACCTGATCTTTAGTAAttgatataattatttttgtacttcATATTTTCTGCTTGTGCTGGGTTTAGATGGGGGAACCACCGGTTTACCAACTAAATTTGCATTACTATTACTAGGCAAAAGTCTCAACGCCATTGAGTTTTCCACAGTGTTGCTCTAAGTTCTGCTCTTCCCCCCTCCAATTACCGATTGGGAAAGCAATTCCTTTCTTGAAGATCTGGAAATCAAGCATCTATCACAAATTAGTAACACATGAATGATAACTTGCGTTTTTTTCTCctatatcaattttaaaaataaatgtcaGAAAAAAGAAAATTGAGGTCGAAATGTTGACCTGATTAATCTTCAAGCACACTATAGGGACATCAATGATCAAACAGCAAGAGAGGGGATTTGTTTCCTCTCTCTTTCCCTTTTAGGAGGGGGGAGGGGTATTCTTCAATTGTTTCAGAAAAAAACATAGATACGACTGCAAGGCAGTACAACCTACCATTTCGTGTCAGTACCACGGCAAGCTTTGTATTTGACCTTAAGGCATTAACATGGTAACAGCTGTGTATAATTTCTGCAGTCTCTTAACATAGAAATAGGACATAAAAGTCGTCTTGATATGAATTTGTTGTCATCTGAAGTTCTTCTAAACATATCTTCAgctattttctattttttaacatcattttattttcacgACATGTAGGATCTTTAGTTTATGCATAACTTTATTAGGCAACATTTCTGTCTTATTTATTTGCACAAAGAAGCTTCCTTTGAAACTAATGTCCATACCTTTGCATTGCAGTTTAAACTTTAAACCATTTAAGAGGTTTCAT
The Gossypium arboreum isolate Shixiya-1 chromosome 10, ASM2569848v2, whole genome shotgun sequence genome window above contains:
- the LOC108489581 gene encoding uncharacterized protein LOC108489581 isoform X2, translated to MGKNQAYKAMQRARLGSSSAGPEEIEDGMEDALRKGELEADTDRMMREYRAQLDAERASKLAHGRNHSSSKSSHKKDRKDKDSKKRSSKKRKRSRRRSSESSSSSSSSESSSSDDEERESRRSKSKSKREKKKKHKSRNKNSSTENEEGEGPVPLSRFFGSVKS
- the LOC108489580 gene encoding mitogen-activated protein kinase homolog MMK1-like; the protein is MEGGGRPQPPDTQMAEAAPPQQPVYQNALPLMFPRMQIPATPSYGGRFTQYNIFGNIFEVTAKYKPPIMPIGEDAYGTVCSALNSETNESAAIKKIVNAFGNKVDAKRTLREIKLLRYMAHENVVAIRDVIPPPQRECFNDVYIVYELMDTDLHQLICCNQKFNEEHYQYFIYQILRGLKYIHSANVLHRDLKPSNLLVNENCDLKICDFGLARVNTESDFMTEYVITRWYRPPELLLYSSQYSAAIDMWSVGCIFMELFIRKPLFPGRDHLHQVRLLLELLGTPSEAEMEYVNENAKRYIQQLPNYPRQSFSEKFPNVHPLAIDLAQKMLTFDPKQRITVEEALAHPYLTALHDISDEPVCMIPFSFDFEQHALTMAQMKELVYEEALAFNPDYSLQ
- the LOC108489581 gene encoding uncharacterized protein LOC108489581 isoform X1 codes for the protein MGKNQAYKAMQRARLGSSSAGPEEIEDGMVDGSFHSPEWHAARLASLKTSHTVTWEEFKKKQKEDALRKGELEADTDRMMREYRAQLDAERASKLAHGRNHSSSKSSHKKDRKDKDSKKRSSKKRKRSRRRSSESSSSSSSSESSSSDDEERESRRSKSKSKREKKKKHKSRNKNSSTENEEGEGPVPLSRFFGSVKS